The following proteins are co-located in the Echinicola sp. 20G genome:
- a CDS encoding IS1595 family transposase has translation MNIINFINRFPDESSCIEFIMHKRSQAGIICKRCKVTKHYWLANKKSFQCSCCSFRTSIKSGTVMECSNLPIRTWLLAMTFLTATKKGFSALELQRLLGQKRYEPVFRMYHKLRKVMGKRDDLYSLADMVEYDEAFVGKATKNPRKLKRGRGSQKRSIVSVMAESTVLEDLETGKSDKSCRYFKMKKIKNLEAKTAQNLVKEFIDPNSVLQTDMSTTFSDLSDCIDVHVKEISGTEKGLFNLKWVHIAISNLKKHLQTYHMISERMMQNYLDEFCYKLNRRYFGQKLFDRLIIAAIYPYWHHCG, from the coding sequence ATGAACATTATCAACTTCATCAATCGGTTTCCTGACGAATCTTCCTGTATCGAGTTTATTATGCATAAAAGGAGCCAAGCAGGTATCATCTGCAAAAGATGCAAAGTTACCAAGCATTATTGGTTGGCAAACAAGAAGTCCTTTCAATGTTCTTGCTGCAGCTTCCGAACAAGTATCAAAAGCGGTACTGTCATGGAATGCAGCAACCTTCCGATAAGGACCTGGTTGTTGGCCATGACCTTCCTCACAGCCACCAAGAAGGGGTTCAGCGCTTTGGAACTGCAAAGACTGTTGGGCCAGAAACGATATGAACCGGTTTTCAGGATGTACCATAAACTCCGCAAGGTCATGGGGAAACGCGATGATCTTTACAGTCTTGCGGACATGGTGGAGTATGACGAGGCCTTTGTGGGCAAAGCAACGAAAAACCCACGCAAACTCAAAAGAGGCAGGGGCAGCCAAAAACGGTCGATTGTGTCCGTAATGGCCGAATCAACGGTTTTGGAAGACCTTGAAACGGGCAAGTCCGACAAAAGCTGTAGATATTTTAAGATGAAGAAGATAAAGAACCTGGAGGCGAAAACAGCCCAGAATTTGGTCAAGGAATTTATTGATCCAAACTCCGTGCTTCAAACAGATATGAGCACCACCTTCTCAGACCTGAGTGATTGTATAGATGTGCATGTCAAGGAGATCTCGGGAACCGAAAAGGGGCTCTTCAACCTCAAATGGGTACACATTGCTATTAGTAACTTAAAAAAACACCTGCAGACATACCATATGATAAGTGAAAGAATGATGCAAAACTATCTTGATGAGTTTTGTTATAAGCTCAACAGAAGATATTTCGGTCAAAAACTATTTGACAGACTCATCATTGCTGCTATTTATCCTTACTGGCATCATTGCGGATAA
- a CDS encoding polysaccharide lyase family 1 protein — protein MKTTILLAVLSVLAFTSALSQQLAFPTAEGYGKFSKGGRGGAVYEVTNLNDSGEGSLRAAVDANGPRTIVFRVSGTIELESPLRIKNPYITIAGQTAPGDGVCLKKFPLMIDADHVIIRYIRVRLGNESGEDTDAVSSRYTKHIILDHISASWSVDETMSIYHCDSITVQWSIISESMHDSNHIKGAHGFGGIWGSNYGSYHHNLFAHHGSRNPRMASGSGFTDYRNNVVYNWGYNSTYGGENQQVNNPKYAFSTINMVANYYKPGPATETGEVRYRLANPNMRDTTSDFGKWYIAENVMMGNEKVTANNWEGGVQPQGGEENLKFVKLNEPWDAMPINQQKAEEAFELVLANAGAILPKRDEVDIRIVNETKGGSTTYEGATYKKDHSLIDPLKKSGIIDSQNDVGGWPELKSLPAPKDSDHDGMPDQWEIANGLNPSDPADRNLIKGGFTMLEDYLNSIK, from the coding sequence ATGAAAACTACCATTTTACTAGCGGTATTAAGCGTGTTAGCTTTTACCTCAGCATTATCTCAGCAACTAGCCTTTCCTACAGCAGAAGGCTATGGGAAATTTTCCAAAGGTGGCCGTGGAGGAGCGGTTTATGAAGTTACAAATTTGAATGATAGCGGTGAAGGGAGCTTGAGAGCTGCGGTTGATGCTAATGGACCCAGAACAATCGTCTTTAGAGTTTCAGGCACGATAGAATTGGAAAGTCCACTTCGAATCAAAAATCCCTATATCACCATAGCTGGTCAAACAGCTCCTGGAGATGGGGTTTGCCTCAAAAAATTTCCTCTGATGATCGATGCCGATCATGTGATCATTCGGTATATAAGAGTAAGACTCGGTAACGAATCCGGAGAGGACACAGATGCTGTTTCAAGTAGATATACCAAACACATTATTTTAGACCATATTTCTGCAAGCTGGAGTGTGGATGAAACTATGTCCATATACCATTGCGACAGTATTACTGTACAATGGAGTATAATTTCGGAGAGCATGCATGATTCCAACCATATCAAAGGAGCTCATGGTTTTGGTGGAATTTGGGGATCCAACTACGGTAGCTATCACCATAATCTTTTCGCTCATCATGGTAGTCGTAACCCTAGAATGGCATCAGGGTCTGGCTTTACAGATTATAGAAATAATGTGGTCTATAACTGGGGATACAACAGCACTTATGGAGGAGAAAACCAACAGGTAAATAATCCGAAGTATGCATTTTCGACGATCAATATGGTCGCAAACTACTATAAACCAGGGCCCGCTACCGAGACGGGAGAAGTTCGATATAGACTTGCCAACCCTAATATGCGGGATACTACGAGTGATTTTGGAAAATGGTATATTGCTGAGAATGTCATGATGGGCAATGAGAAAGTGACTGCCAACAATTGGGAAGGCGGAGTGCAGCCTCAAGGAGGGGAAGAAAACTTAAAATTTGTGAAGCTAAATGAACCGTGGGATGCCATGCCCATAAACCAACAAAAGGCCGAAGAAGCTTTTGAATTGGTATTAGCAAACGCCGGCGCTATCCTGCCAAAACGAGATGAAGTGGATATCAGGATTGTCAACGAGACAAAAGGAGGATCTACGACGTATGAAGGAGCAACTTATAAAAAGGATCACTCCTTGATCGATCCTTTAAAGAAATCAGGAATCATTGATTCCCAAAACGATGTAGGAGGATGGCCTGAACTCAAGAGTTTACCGGCTCCTAAAGACTCCGATCATGATGGGATGCCAGATCAATGGGAAATAGCAAATGGTCTTAATCCTTCAGATCCTGCTGATAGAAATCTTATTAAAGGAGGTTTTACCATGTTGGAGGATTATTTGAATTCAATCAAGTAA
- a CDS encoding esterase family protein, translated as MKTALLTGIFTAMGLVISSLRAREKEMVEEAPIGFDIVVGGPRGEIRTMKYFSNTTNSLRKALVYTPPGYDEKKSYPVLYLLHGIRGDEYAWFINGQANTILDNLINQGKAKPMILIFPNGRAMKNDRPLGNLFKADKIKGFKRFEKELVVDLINETESRFGVSSRAQDRAIAGACMGAGQSMNIALGNQHLFSWIGAFNSAPNFDLTNIDKSSPGNLRTNPIYISCGENDKSKRISDAISEYLLVNQIEYIYSFRKGGYGYQSWKNDLYWFAQLLFK; from the coding sequence ATGAAAACAGCGTTACTGACAGGAATTTTTACTGCGATGGGCTTAGTTATTAGTTCTTTGAGAGCTAGGGAAAAGGAAATGGTTGAGGAGGCTCCCATCGGTTTTGATATAGTGGTGGGTGGTCCCAGAGGTGAGATCAGGACAATGAAATACTTCTCCAATACAACAAATTCACTTCGAAAAGCATTGGTTTACACTCCCCCAGGTTATGATGAAAAGAAGAGCTACCCGGTTTTGTACTTATTACATGGTATTAGAGGTGATGAATATGCTTGGTTTATCAATGGCCAAGCTAACACTATCTTGGATAATTTGATCAATCAGGGGAAGGCCAAACCAATGATCCTTATTTTTCCCAATGGTCGAGCAATGAAAAATGACAGGCCTTTAGGCAATCTTTTTAAAGCAGATAAAATCAAGGGGTTTAAAAGGTTTGAAAAGGAATTGGTGGTTGACTTAATTAATGAGACGGAATCCAGGTTCGGTGTTTCTTCAAGAGCACAGGATCGAGCCATTGCTGGAGCCTGTATGGGAGCAGGACAATCCATGAATATTGCTTTGGGAAATCAGCATCTGTTTTCTTGGATTGGAGCTTTTAATTCAGCTCCAAACTTTGATTTAACCAATATAGATAAATCATCACCAGGAAATTTAAGAACAAATCCAATTTATATAAGCTGTGGAGAAAATGATAAAAGTAAAAGGATTTCAGATGCCATTAGTGAATATCTTTTAGTCAACCAAATTGAATATATATATAGTTTTAGAAAAGGAGGCTATGGTTATCAATCTTGGAAAAATGATCTTTATTGGTTTGCGCAACTTTTGTTTAAGTAA
- a CDS encoding site-specific integrase: protein MSDSKRVKSEKQVILSLDLDNRRKKSNGLYPLKIRIYNTATQKNRYYSTGYDMDLLTYKKVFESSKPKRREREIREEVEALLLEYKAIAQDIDDFTFDTFEEKLFKPKGESQDIFYQYKMKIEELDAQKKIGTKSNYNCSLKSIKQFLSENKSRVPKRLYFSEVTPRFLKRYEQWMIDKGNSRSTVGIYLRPLRHLFNIAKPSNYPFGKDGYSIPKGRNKKKAINKEGLKILFETPPENEFQEKAKDFWFFSYLCKGMNMKDILYLKWSQVKPKCLEFIREKTKDTTDAQIVIRVPLSTVSKHVINKYGSEQKGKDDFVFPVLNHTMNEEEKFKAKQNFTRLINQHMRRFANHAGFE, encoded by the coding sequence ATGTCAGACAGTAAGAGAGTTAAATCAGAAAAGCAGGTTATTTTGTCTCTGGATTTAGATAATAGGCGAAAAAAATCCAATGGATTATACCCCTTAAAGATTCGAATTTATAATACCGCTACCCAAAAGAACAGGTACTATAGCACAGGGTATGATATGGATTTATTGACCTATAAGAAGGTTTTTGAATCTTCTAAGCCCAAAAGAAGGGAGCGAGAGATAAGGGAAGAAGTAGAAGCCCTTCTATTAGAATACAAGGCCATTGCTCAAGATATTGATGATTTTACCTTTGATACTTTTGAAGAAAAACTGTTTAAGCCTAAAGGGGAGTCTCAGGATATCTTTTATCAATATAAAATGAAAATTGAGGAACTGGACGCCCAGAAAAAGATTGGCACCAAGTCCAATTATAACTGCAGCTTAAAATCTATAAAGCAATTTTTATCAGAGAACAAGTCACGTGTGCCAAAGCGATTGTACTTTTCTGAAGTTACACCAAGGTTTCTAAAACGCTATGAACAATGGATGATCGATAAAGGAAATTCAAGATCAACCGTCGGCATTTATCTTAGACCATTAAGGCATCTTTTCAATATAGCAAAACCATCTAATTATCCATTCGGCAAAGATGGGTATAGCATCCCAAAAGGTAGAAACAAGAAAAAGGCTATCAATAAGGAGGGGCTAAAGATCCTATTTGAGACACCGCCTGAGAACGAGTTCCAAGAAAAAGCCAAGGACTTTTGGTTCTTCTCCTATCTCTGTAAAGGGATGAATATGAAGGATATTCTGTATTTAAAATGGAGCCAAGTCAAACCCAAATGTCTGGAATTTATCCGGGAAAAGACGAAAGATACTACTGATGCCCAAATTGTTATCCGTGTTCCACTATCAACAGTTTCTAAGCATGTGATCAATAAATATGGAAGTGAGCAAAAAGGCAAAGACGATTTTGTATTTCCTGTTCTCAATCATACTATGAACGAGGAAGAAAAATTTAAAGCCAAGCAAAATTTTACAAGGTTGATCAACCAGCATATGAGGCGGTTTGCCAATCATGCGGGTTTCGAATAG
- a CDS encoding tyrosine-type recombinase/integrase, giving the protein MSTYWARHSFATMAIRKNASIEYVGESLGHSDIRTTKSYIDSIMDEESDQKMIDGMMDFD; this is encoded by the coding sequence ATAAGTACCTATTGGGCCAGACACAGTTTTGCAACCATGGCAATCAGAAAAAATGCCTCTATTGAATATGTTGGAGAATCCTTAGGGCATTCCGATATTCGAACTACAAAATCATATATTGATAGTATTATGGACGAAGAAAGTGATCAGAAAATGATAGACGGGATGATGGATTTTGACTGA
- a CDS encoding helix-turn-helix domain-containing protein, translating to MINTFDESRNEFKPYGLTCELWSPSIMRKPDRHNEIEINYFPEIGITYLIQGNKVVVPPKKLTVFWGLIPHQIIDFTNDKPYYVCTVPFSLFLEWKLSVPFVDKLLKGDVLFEASKERSKYDEYLFKNWLADINVNEAAEVALLEIHARLRRMSIGNFSSEKKEYTSLQSNEISQVERIAIFIAQNYSDPIKVSSIGQAVGLHPDHANSIFKRTFGSTLSEYITEERISHAQRKLVATDKSITDIAFDCGFNSISRFNAAFLKINGCTPREFRKRYLLNR from the coding sequence ATGATAAATACTTTCGATGAAAGCCGAAATGAGTTTAAACCTTATGGATTGACTTGTGAGCTATGGTCTCCAAGCATAATGAGAAAGCCTGATAGGCACAATGAAATTGAAATAAACTATTTCCCGGAAATTGGCATTACTTATCTTATTCAAGGAAATAAAGTAGTTGTTCCACCTAAAAAACTGACTGTTTTTTGGGGGCTTATTCCCCATCAAATTATTGATTTCACTAATGATAAGCCATATTACGTCTGCACGGTACCATTCTCACTTTTTTTGGAATGGAAGCTTTCTGTTCCTTTTGTGGATAAGCTGCTGAAAGGTGACGTGCTATTTGAAGCTTCAAAGGAGCGTTCGAAGTACGATGAGTATCTTTTCAAAAACTGGCTGGCAGATATCAATGTAAATGAAGCTGCAGAAGTTGCGTTGCTCGAAATACATGCAAGATTGAGAAGAATGTCTATAGGCAATTTCTCCTCTGAAAAAAAGGAATACACATCACTTCAATCCAATGAAATCAGTCAGGTTGAACGGATTGCTATTTTTATTGCTCAAAATTATTCGGATCCTATCAAAGTATCTTCAATTGGTCAGGCTGTGGGTTTGCATCCTGACCATGCTAATTCGATTTTCAAGAGGACATTTGGAAGTACGCTAAGCGAATACATCACCGAGGAAAGAATCTCTCATGCGCAGAGGAAGTTGGTAGCGACAGACAAAAGCATCACAGATATCGCTTTTGATTGTGGTTTCAATTCTATCAGTCGCTTTAATGCAGCTTTTCTGAAAATCAATGGGTGTACACCAAGAGAATTTAGGAAGAGGTATTTATTGAACAGATAA
- a CDS encoding nucleoside hydrolase-like domain-containing protein gives MKLKSRSISGLIVILFFASLFGCKEHEKKVLRPRVLISSDIGGTDPDDFQSMIHLLMYADQFQIEGLISSPYGEGSTKDFQNMIDLYEIDYTQLQRHSPEFPTPISLRSITKQGGKDAAPFRGYTTPTEGSEWIIKCAKKESEQPLWVLVWGGIEDLAQALHDAPEIKENIRVYWIGGPNKKWSINAYSYIAEYHPDLWMIEANSTYRGWFMDEDSPEDLKGDAFYKNYIDGRGAMGQDFIKYYDGNIKMGDTPSLVYLMNGDPNEPTGKSWGGSFEKINRSSRNVFLGGSSLEDTVAAYGTIEWRFEGPELKIREDSVVFEMEIQNQTWPGYYLGNGIYGIKYSSKKPEKGYYKSSSAIAELDGLEGNYISTFPWPGKTSSDDYQVGANWYSDKVDKALFIEDQQGAKTISKFRKEFLTDWAERWKWLTK, from the coding sequence ATGAAATTGAAAAGTCGAAGTATATCAGGTTTAATAGTGATCCTGTTTTTTGCTTCCTTATTTGGCTGCAAGGAGCATGAGAAAAAAGTTCTTAGGCCAAGGGTATTGATCAGCTCAGATATAGGTGGAACAGATCCCGATGATTTTCAATCGATGATTCACCTATTGATGTATGCAGATCAATTCCAGATCGAAGGCTTGATTTCATCACCTTATGGAGAAGGCAGCACCAAGGATTTTCAGAATATGATAGATCTATATGAAATAGATTATACTCAACTCCAAAGACATTCTCCAGAATTTCCAACTCCAATATCCCTAAGATCCATTACCAAGCAAGGGGGAAAAGATGCCGCACCTTTTAGAGGTTATACTACTCCTACGGAAGGTTCAGAATGGATTATAAAATGTGCAAAAAAAGAAAGTGAGCAACCGCTATGGGTACTTGTTTGGGGAGGGATTGAAGATCTTGCACAGGCACTTCATGATGCTCCCGAAATCAAAGAAAATATCAGAGTGTATTGGATAGGCGGCCCCAATAAAAAGTGGAGTATCAATGCCTATTCCTATATAGCTGAATATCATCCTGACCTTTGGATGATAGAGGCAAATTCCACCTACAGAGGATGGTTTATGGATGAGGATTCGCCAGAGGATCTAAAAGGAGACGCCTTTTACAAAAACTACATTGATGGTCGAGGAGCCATGGGCCAGGATTTTATCAAGTATTATGATGGAAATATCAAAATGGGCGACACTCCTTCACTGGTTTATCTTATGAACGGTGACCCAAACGAACCTACCGGAAAAAGCTGGGGTGGAAGTTTTGAAAAGATCAATCGCAGTTCAAGAAATGTATTTCTAGGAGGAAGTTCATTAGAAGATACTGTGGCAGCCTATGGAACTATTGAGTGGAGATTTGAAGGGCCTGAACTGAAGATTCGCGAGGATTCTGTCGTGTTCGAAATGGAAATTCAAAATCAGACTTGGCCTGGATATTATTTAGGTAATGGTATTTATGGAATTAAATATTCATCTAAAAAACCCGAAAAAGGGTATTATAAATCCAGTAGCGCTATAGCTGAATTGGACGGTTTGGAAGGAAATTACATCAGCACTTTTCCTTGGCCGGGAAAAACTTCATCAGATGATTACCAAGTAGGTGCAAATTGGTATAGTGACAAAGTAGATAAAGCTCTTTTTATCGAAGATCAGCAAGGCGCCAAGACCATCTCAAAATTCAGGAAGGAGTTTTTAACGGACTGGGCAGAAAGGTGGAAATGGCTAACGAAATAA
- a CDS encoding DUF1593 domain-containing protein translates to MKKSILALFFASIISCYAFAQQDQKKAIPKPRIVVLTDVSTWETDDSESLVRLLVHADLYEIEGLIFTTGWSLDKTRDDFMDLIHDAIDAYEKDLPNLMKRSNQQGFLADESNQSIGYWPSPDYLRSITVFGSKNRGQQFIGADNNSEGSELIIELADESDQRPLWITVWGGGNTLAQAIWKVQQTRSESELRTFLQKIPTYAITDQDRDQKTDFAISSHQWMRREFSDDLLFIWDESAWKYQNGTGKSNWEKYEVDIQSHGNLGKVYPKYKYGVEGDTPAFLHLMPNGLNDPMVPSQVGWGGYFEKGISEDQETQAFTNFQAPEVDISRKYESYFYPAIYNNFAARMDWASEGKGNRNPIVVINKMEGIELLRVKAKKRQTINLDASRSYDPEGDELSFKWWIIPEASTYKGEIKIQNSDSNHIKIDLPSDSSGKTTHIICEVTDNGSPKLTSYKRIIVEVK, encoded by the coding sequence ATGAAAAAATCAATTCTCGCTCTTTTCTTTGCGTCTATTATTTCCTGCTATGCTTTTGCCCAGCAAGATCAAAAGAAAGCTATACCAAAGCCGAGAATTGTTGTATTGACGGATGTTTCCACTTGGGAAACCGATGATAGTGAATCTTTAGTCAGATTGCTTGTCCACGCAGATTTATATGAAATCGAGGGCTTGATTTTCACTACAGGTTGGAGTCTCGATAAAACCCGGGATGATTTCATGGACTTGATCCATGATGCAATAGACGCTTATGAAAAGGATCTTCCAAACTTGATGAAGCGATCAAATCAACAAGGCTTTCTTGCCGATGAATCAAATCAAAGCATAGGTTACTGGCCAAGTCCGGACTATTTGCGAAGCATTACTGTATTTGGCAGCAAAAACCGAGGTCAGCAATTTATTGGAGCGGACAACAATTCAGAAGGAAGTGAATTGATCATCGAACTTGCAGATGAGTCGGATCAGCGCCCTCTTTGGATTACTGTTTGGGGTGGAGGAAATACCTTAGCCCAAGCTATCTGGAAAGTGCAGCAAACAAGATCAGAATCAGAACTGAGGACATTTCTTCAAAAAATCCCAACCTATGCGATCACCGATCAGGATAGAGATCAAAAAACTGATTTTGCGATTAGCTCACACCAATGGATGAGAAGGGAGTTTTCTGATGATTTACTCTTTATCTGGGATGAATCTGCTTGGAAATATCAGAATGGAACAGGTAAAAGTAATTGGGAAAAATATGAAGTGGATATACAGTCTCATGGAAATCTGGGTAAAGTCTATCCCAAATATAAATACGGCGTAGAAGGTGATACACCTGCTTTTTTACATCTGATGCCAAATGGTTTGAACGACCCAATGGTTCCTTCCCAAGTAGGTTGGGGAGGATATTTCGAAAAGGGAATTAGTGAAGATCAGGAAACACAAGCTTTTACTAACTTTCAAGCACCGGAAGTTGATATATCCAGGAAATACGAAAGCTACTTCTACCCTGCAATCTATAACAATTTCGCTGCCAGAATGGACTGGGCAAGTGAAGGGAAAGGAAACCGCAACCCAATTGTGGTAATAAATAAAATGGAGGGCATAGAGTTGCTAAGAGTGAAGGCAAAGAAACGCCAAACTATAAATTTAGATGCATCCAGATCTTACGATCCAGAAGGCGATGAACTGAGTTTCAAATGGTGGATTATCCCTGAGGCAAGTACTTATAAAGGTGAGATAAAGATCCAGAATAGTGACTCCAATCATATTAAAATTGATCTTCCAAGTGATTCCTCCGGCAAGACCACCCATATCATCTGCGAAGTGACTGATAATGGCTCACCAAAATTAACTAGTTACAAAAGAATCATCGTTGAGGTGAAGTGA